The Streptomyces achromogenes genome window below encodes:
- a CDS encoding cysteine dioxygenase produces MSVSASLPPSALSASFPVAPSSPASVAAPTQAELLDFVRRTAADAALIASLPLDPEGRTWVRLEGPGGSEAWLIGWPPGTGTGWHDHADSVGAFLTARGTLKEYSLAARLPTDGWRTLELTDGVDRSRTLSAGRGRSFGRHHVHEVLNESAGEHAVSVHAYYPPLPRIRRYSRTGQVLRLEQVERPEDWQ; encoded by the coding sequence GTGTCTGTCTCTGCATCCCTCCCTCCTTCCGCCCTCTCTGCCTCCTTCCCTGTCGCCCCCTCGTCGCCCGCTTCCGTCGCCGCGCCCACGCAGGCGGAGCTCCTCGACTTCGTCCGGCGTACGGCCGCGGACGCCGCGCTGATCGCCTCGCTCCCCCTCGATCCGGAGGGCCGCACCTGGGTGCGTCTGGAGGGGCCGGGCGGCAGCGAGGCCTGGCTGATCGGCTGGCCGCCCGGCACCGGCACCGGCTGGCACGACCACGCCGACTCGGTGGGCGCGTTCCTGACCGCGCGGGGCACGCTCAAGGAGTACTCGCTCGCCGCCCGGCTGCCCACCGACGGCTGGCGGACCCTGGAGCTGACCGACGGCGTGGACCGGTCGCGCACCCTGTCGGCCGGCCGGGGCCGGTCCTTCGGCCGCCACCACGTCCACGAGGTCCTCAACGAGTCCGCCGGGGAACACGCCGTCTCCGTCCACGCCTACTATCCGCCGCTGCCCCGCATCCGCCGCTACAGCCGTACCGGACAGGTGCTGCGGCTGGAGCAGGTCGAACGTCCGGAGGACTGGCAGTGA
- the recA gene encoding recombinase RecA, producing MAGTDREKALDAALAQIERQFGKGAVMRLGERPNEPIEVIPTGSTALDVALGVGGLPRGRVVEVYGPESSGKTTLTLHAVANAQKAGGQVAFVDAEHALDPEYAKKLGVDIDNLILSQPDNGEQALEIVDMLVRSGALDLIVIDSVAALVPRAEIEGEMGDSHVGLQARLMSQALRKITSALNQSKTTAIFINQLREKIGVMFGSPETTTGGRALKFYASVRLDIRRIETLKDGTDAVGNRTRVKVVKNKVAPPFKQAEFDILYGQGISREGGLIDMGVEHGFVRKAGAWYTYEGDQLGQGKENARNFLKDNPDLANEIERKIKEKLGVGVRPDESAAEPGTDTAATAGATADDAKAVPAPAAKAAKPKATAAKS from the coding sequence ATGGCAGGAACCGACCGCGAGAAGGCGTTGGACGCCGCACTCGCACAGATTGAACGGCAGTTCGGCAAGGGCGCGGTGATGCGCCTGGGCGAGCGGCCGAACGAGCCCATCGAGGTCATCCCCACCGGGTCGACCGCACTCGACGTCGCCCTCGGTGTCGGCGGGCTGCCCCGTGGCCGCGTGGTGGAGGTGTACGGGCCGGAGTCCTCCGGTAAGACGACGCTGACGCTGCACGCGGTGGCGAACGCGCAGAAGGCCGGCGGCCAGGTCGCGTTCGTGGACGCGGAGCACGCCCTCGATCCCGAGTACGCGAAGAAGCTCGGCGTCGACATCGACAACCTGATCCTCTCCCAGCCGGACAACGGCGAGCAGGCTCTGGAGATCGTGGACATGCTGGTCCGCTCCGGCGCCCTCGACCTGATCGTCATCGACTCCGTCGCCGCGCTCGTCCCGCGTGCGGAGATCGAGGGCGAGATGGGCGACAGCCACGTCGGTCTGCAGGCCCGTCTGATGAGCCAGGCGCTGCGGAAGATCACCAGCGCGCTCAACCAGTCCAAGACCACCGCCATCTTCATCAACCAGCTCCGCGAGAAGATCGGCGTCATGTTCGGCTCCCCGGAGACCACGACCGGTGGCCGGGCGCTGAAGTTCTACGCCTCGGTGCGACTCGACATCCGTCGTATCGAGACGCTGAAGGACGGTACGGACGCGGTGGGCAACCGCACCCGCGTCAAGGTCGTCAAGAACAAGGTCGCCCCGCCCTTCAAGCAGGCCGAGTTCGACATCCTCTACGGGCAGGGCATCAGCCGCGAGGGCGGCCTGATCGACATGGGCGTGGAGCACGGCTTCGTCCGCAAGGCGGGTGCCTGGTACACGTACGAGGGCGATCAGCTCGGCCAGGGCAAGGAGAACGCGCGCAACTTCCTGAAGGACAACCCCGATCTGGCCAACGAGATCGAGAGGAAGATCAAGGAGAAGCTGGGCGTCGGCGTGCGCCCGGACGAGTCCGCCGCCGAGCCGGGCACGGACACCGCGGCAACCGCGGGCGCGACCGCGGACGACGCCAAGGCGGTTCCGGCTCCCGCGGCCAAGGCCGCCAAGCCCAAGGCCACGGCTGCCAAGAGCTGA
- a CDS encoding glutamate ABC transporter substrate-binding protein, with amino-acid sequence MKLRKVTAASAAALVLALTATACGGDSKDDDTSSSASAGSGGGGKIKVGIKYDQPGLGLKKPDGSFAGFDVDVATYVAKQLGYQPDQIEFVETKSADRENALARGDVKFIAATYSINDERKKKVDFAGPYLLAHQDLLIKSDSDISKGTDLNGKKLCSVVGSTSAQNVKKTIAPDAKLKQVSSYSECIAGLQSGAVDAVTTDDSILAGFASQDQYKGKFKLAGLKLSNENYGVGVKKGDTATVDKINKALEQMVSDGSWDKAVKDNFGPANYKNEPAPKIGVIVPNAS; translated from the coding sequence ATGAAGCTTCGCAAGGTCACCGCCGCCTCGGCCGCAGCCCTCGTCCTCGCCCTGACCGCCACCGCGTGCGGCGGCGACAGCAAGGACGACGACACGAGCAGCAGCGCCAGCGCGGGCAGCGGTGGCGGCGGCAAGATCAAGGTCGGCATCAAGTACGACCAGCCCGGCCTCGGCCTGAAGAAGCCCGACGGGTCCTTCGCCGGCTTCGACGTGGACGTCGCCACGTACGTCGCCAAGCAGCTCGGCTACCAGCCGGACCAGATCGAGTTCGTCGAGACCAAGAGCGCCGACCGCGAGAACGCCCTCGCGCGCGGTGACGTGAAGTTCATCGCCGCCACCTACTCGATCAACGACGAGCGCAAGAAGAAGGTCGACTTCGCGGGCCCGTACCTGCTGGCCCACCAGGACCTGCTGATCAAGTCCGACTCGGACATCTCCAAGGGCACGGACCTCAACGGCAAGAAGCTGTGTTCCGTCGTCGGCTCGACCTCGGCGCAGAACGTCAAGAAGACGATCGCCCCGGACGCGAAGCTCAAGCAGGTCAGTTCCTACTCCGAGTGCATCGCCGGCCTGCAGAGCGGCGCCGTGGACGCGGTCACCACCGACGACTCGATCCTCGCGGGCTTCGCGTCCCAGGACCAGTACAAGGGCAAGTTCAAGCTCGCGGGCCTGAAGCTCAGCAACGAGAACTACGGCGTCGGCGTCAAGAAGGGCGACACCGCCACCGTGGACAAGATCAACAAGGCGCTGGAGCAGATGGTCAGCGACGGCTCGTGGGACAAGGCCGTCAAGGACAACTTCGGCCCGGCGAACTACAAGAACGAGCCGGCCCCGAAGATCGGCGTCATCGTTCCGAACGCCTCGTAA
- a CDS encoding rhodanese-like domain-containing protein, with amino-acid sequence MSDANTPRERRRDEEGHDEQPTGIDELLERVRAGYARVEAREAFDAARAGEALLVDIRYAALRERDGLIPGALVVERNELEWRLDPRGSHRLPEATSHDVRAIVICNEGYASSLAAASLHQLGLHRATDLVGGFQAWKAAGLPVTP; translated from the coding sequence GTGAGCGACGCGAACACCCCCCGGGAGCGACGGCGGGACGAAGAAGGGCACGACGAACAGCCGACGGGGATCGACGAGTTGCTCGAGCGTGTCCGCGCCGGGTACGCGCGCGTGGAGGCCCGGGAGGCGTTCGATGCCGCCCGCGCGGGCGAGGCGCTCCTGGTCGACATCCGCTATGCCGCGCTGCGGGAGCGGGACGGGCTGATCCCCGGCGCGCTGGTCGTCGAGCGCAACGAACTGGAGTGGCGTCTAGACCCTCGGGGCAGTCATCGTCTCCCCGAGGCCACGAGCCATGACGTGCGGGCCATCGTGATCTGCAACGAGGGGTACGCGTCGAGCCTGGCCGCCGCGTCCCTGCACCAGCTGGGACTGCACCGGGCGACCGATCTCGTCGGCGGCTTCCAGGCGTGGAAGGCGGCGGGCCTCCCCGTGACGCCGTAG
- a CDS encoding DUF3046 domain-containing protein, producing MRLTVFWQRMDEHFGTGYAETFARDHVMTELGGRTVHEALAEGWAAKDVWRVVCAVMNVPQEMR from the coding sequence ATGCGGTTGACGGTCTTCTGGCAGCGGATGGACGAGCACTTCGGCACGGGGTACGCCGAGACCTTCGCGCGCGATCACGTGATGACGGAACTCGGCGGACGCACCGTGCACGAGGCGCTGGCCGAGGGCTGGGCGGCCAAGGACGTGTGGCGCGTGGTCTGCGCGGTGATGAACGTTCCCCAGGAGATGCGCTGA
- the recX gene encoding recombination regulator RecX, translated as MTRRTDWVEYVHPDAPRGAGNGVDGGLSLDGDDRSGTGRAGGADEGSPRGGRGRRRRGSGKPSTEDGGASSSSRAEKEQPSGDPAERARAICLRLLTGTPRTRKQLADALYKREIPDDVAEEVLSRFEEVGLINDGAFADAWVESRHHGRGLARRALAQELRTKGVDPELIEEAVGRLDSEQEEETARELVARKLRATRGLDRDRRLRRLAGMLARKGYPEGLALRVVRQALEEEGEDTDSLGEDGF; from the coding sequence GTGACACGACGAACGGACTGGGTCGAGTACGTCCACCCCGACGCCCCCAGGGGGGCGGGCAACGGGGTCGACGGCGGCCTGTCCCTGGACGGCGACGACCGGTCGGGCACCGGCCGGGCAGGGGGCGCCGACGAAGGCAGTCCACGTGGCGGGCGTGGACGCCGTCGGCGCGGCTCCGGGAAGCCGTCCACCGAGGACGGAGGTGCTTCTTCCTCGTCGAGGGCCGAGAAGGAGCAGCCTTCGGGGGACCCGGCTGAGCGGGCAAGGGCGATCTGCCTGCGCCTGCTCACCGGGACCCCGCGCACGCGGAAGCAGCTCGCCGACGCCCTGTACAAGCGGGAGATCCCCGACGACGTGGCGGAGGAGGTGCTTTCGCGGTTCGAGGAGGTCGGGCTGATCAACGACGGCGCCTTCGCGGACGCCTGGGTGGAATCCCGGCATCACGGCAGAGGACTGGCCCGGCGCGCGCTCGCTCAGGAGTTGCGGACCAAGGGCGTCGACCCGGAGCTGATCGAAGAGGCCGTCGGCCGCCTCGACTCCGAACAGGAGGAGGAGACGGCGCGCGAGCTCGTCGCCCGCAAGCTGCGCGCGACCCGTGGTCTCGACCGCGACAGACGGTTGCGCCGCCTCGCCGGCATGCTCGCACGCAAGGGTTACCCCGAGGGCCTGGCCCTGCGGGTGGTGCGGCAGGCGCTGGAGGAAGAGGGCGAGGACACGGACTCCCTGGGGGAGGACGGGTTCTGA
- a CDS encoding amino acid ABC transporter ATP-binding protein, with protein sequence MTEVSVTKEDAVASGDLVVLKSVNKHFGALHVLQDIDLTITRGEVVVVIGPSGSGKSTLCRTINRLETIDDGEITIDGKPLPQEGKALARLRADVGMVFQSFNLFAHKTVLENVMLGQIKVRKADKTQAAANARALLDRVGVGTQADKYPAQLSGGQQQRVAIARALAMDPKVMLFDEPTSALDPEMINEVLEVMQQLARDGMTMIVVTHEMGFARSAANRVVFMADGRIVEEAAPDQFFSNPRSDRAKDFLSKILHH encoded by the coding sequence ATGACCGAAGTATCGGTGACCAAGGAGGACGCGGTCGCGAGCGGTGACCTGGTCGTCCTGAAGAGCGTCAACAAGCACTTCGGCGCGTTGCACGTTCTCCAGGACATCGACCTGACGATCACCCGCGGGGAGGTCGTCGTGGTCATCGGCCCCTCCGGGTCGGGCAAGTCGACGCTGTGCCGCACGATCAACCGCCTGGAGACGATCGACGACGGCGAGATCACGATCGACGGAAAGCCGCTGCCCCAGGAGGGCAAGGCGCTGGCCCGGCTGCGCGCCGACGTCGGCATGGTGTTCCAGTCGTTCAACCTGTTCGCGCACAAGACCGTGCTCGAGAACGTGATGCTCGGCCAGATCAAGGTCCGCAAGGCCGACAAGACGCAGGCCGCGGCCAATGCCCGCGCCCTGCTCGACCGGGTCGGCGTGGGCACCCAGGCCGACAAGTACCCCGCGCAGCTCTCGGGCGGCCAGCAGCAGCGTGTCGCCATCGCGCGGGCGCTGGCGATGGACCCGAAGGTCATGCTCTTCGACGAGCCGACGTCGGCCCTCGACCCCGAGATGATCAACGAGGTCCTCGAAGTCATGCAGCAGCTGGCCCGGGACGGCATGACCATGATCGTCGTCACCCATGAGATGGGTTTCGCACGATCGGCTGCAAACCGCGTGGTGTTCATGGCGGACGGGCGCATCGTCGAAGAGGCTGCGCCCGACCAGTTCTTCAGCAATCCGCGTAGCGACCGGGCCAAGGACTTCCTGTCGAAGATCCTGCACCACTGA
- a CDS encoding amino acid ABC transporter permease: MFDFLDGYDVLGAFWMTVKLTAISAVGALVWGTLLAAMRVSPVPLMRGFGTVYVNVVRNIPLTVIVLFSSLGLADIFGMTMGSDDFDIQGFRLAVLSLAGYTAAFVCESIRSGINTVPIGQAEAARAIGLSFRQTLTLVVLPQAFRSVIGPLANVLIALTKNTTVAAAIGVAEAALLMKTMIENEAQVLLIGAVFAFGFVVLTLPTGLILGWLSKRLAVKR; the protein is encoded by the coding sequence GTGTTCGACTTTCTTGATGGTTACGACGTCCTAGGGGCGTTCTGGATGACGGTGAAGCTCACCGCCATCTCCGCCGTGGGCGCTCTGGTCTGGGGCACCCTGCTGGCCGCGATGCGGGTGAGCCCGGTTCCGCTGATGCGCGGGTTCGGCACCGTCTACGTCAACGTCGTCCGGAACATCCCCCTGACGGTCATCGTCCTTTTCAGCTCGCTCGGGCTCGCCGACATCTTCGGCATGACCATGGGAAGCGACGACTTCGACATCCAGGGCTTCCGGCTGGCCGTACTCAGCCTGGCCGGCTACACCGCGGCGTTCGTCTGCGAGTCGATCCGCTCCGGCATCAACACCGTGCCGATCGGTCAGGCGGAGGCGGCCCGGGCCATCGGGCTGAGCTTCAGGCAGACCCTGACGCTCGTCGTCCTTCCGCAGGCCTTCCGCTCGGTCATCGGACCGCTGGCCAACGTCCTGATCGCACTGACCAAGAACACCACGGTGGCGGCCGCCATCGGCGTCGCCGAGGCCGCCCTCCTGATGAAGACGATGATCGAGAACGAGGCGCAGGTGCTGCTCATCGGCGCGGTCTTCGCGTTCGGGTTCGTGGTTCTGACCCTGCCGACCGGCCTCATCCTGGGCTGGCTCAGCAAGCGACTGGCGGTGAAGCGATGA
- a CDS encoding AI-2E family transporter codes for MAPTDETGQTSRNAPPHGTTPPSGPPPADGGAAQGARMPRWLPRAMVLALALVAAFQLGTWAFHQLIGLLLNVLIAFFLALAVEPAVSRMAARGMRRGFATFLVFFGLLIVVAGFFTLLGSMLAGQIIKMIEGFPEYLDSVIHWINTTFHTELRRVDIQEGLLHSDWLRKYAQNSAAGVLDVSTQVLGGLFQLLTIALFSFYFAADGPRLRRALCSVLPPAKQAEVLRAWEIAVDKTGGYLYSRGLMALISGVAHYVLLQALGIPYAPVLAVWVGVVSQFIPTIGTYLAGALPMLIAFTVSPLYALWVLIFVVVYQQFENYMLQPKLTSKTVDIHPAVAFGSVIAGTALLGAIGALISIPAVATLQAFLGAYVKRYDVTDDPRVHGHRGRGEGPGPLARVQQLWTRARNRTGGSRGGSG; via the coding sequence GTGGCACCCACTGACGAGACCGGGCAGACGTCCCGGAACGCGCCCCCGCACGGCACGACGCCGCCCTCCGGGCCTCCCCCGGCCGACGGCGGCGCCGCGCAGGGCGCGCGCATGCCGCGCTGGCTGCCGCGCGCCATGGTGCTCGCGCTCGCCCTCGTCGCGGCGTTCCAACTGGGCACGTGGGCGTTCCACCAGCTCATCGGCCTACTGCTCAACGTGCTCATCGCGTTCTTCCTGGCGCTCGCCGTGGAGCCCGCGGTCAGCCGGATGGCCGCCCGCGGGATGCGCAGGGGGTTCGCCACCTTTCTGGTCTTCTTCGGCCTGCTGATCGTGGTCGCCGGATTCTTCACGCTGCTCGGCTCGATGCTCGCGGGACAGATCATCAAGATGATCGAGGGCTTCCCGGAGTATCTGGACTCCGTGATCCACTGGATCAACACCACGTTCCACACCGAACTCCGGCGCGTGGACATCCAGGAGGGACTGCTCCACTCCGACTGGCTGCGCAAGTACGCGCAGAACAGCGCGGCCGGCGTCCTCGACGTCTCCACACAGGTCCTCGGCGGTCTTTTCCAGCTGCTGACGATCGCCCTGTTCTCGTTCTACTTCGCCGCGGACGGACCGCGTCTGCGTCGGGCCCTGTGTTCCGTCCTGCCGCCGGCCAAGCAGGCCGAGGTGCTGCGCGCCTGGGAGATCGCCGTCGACAAGACCGGCGGCTACCTCTACTCCCGCGGGCTGATGGCGCTGATCTCCGGGGTGGCGCACTATGTGCTCCTGCAGGCCCTCGGTATCCCGTACGCGCCCGTGCTCGCCGTCTGGGTGGGCGTGGTCTCGCAGTTCATCCCCACCATCGGCACCTATCTGGCGGGCGCCCTGCCCATGCTGATCGCCTTCACGGTCTCGCCGCTGTACGCGCTGTGGGTGCTGATCTTCGTCGTGGTGTACCAGCAGTTCGAGAACTACATGCTGCAGCCCAAGCTGACCTCGAAGACCGTCGACATCCACCCGGCCGTCGCCTTCGGCTCCGTCATCGCGGGCACCGCCCTCCTGGGCGCGATCGGTGCGCTCATCTCCATCCCGGCGGTGGCCACACTGCAGGCGTTCCTGGGCGCGTACGTGAAGCGGTACGACGTCACGGACGACCCCCGCGTCCACGGCCACCGGGGGCGTGGCGAGGGGCCCGGGCCGCTCGCGCGCGTGCAGCAGTTGTGGACCCGGGCACGCAACCGGACGGGCGGCTCGCGGGGCGGGTCCGGCTGA
- a CDS encoding putative leader peptide — MSANGGTEVTARRGGGPPLTGAERWGRPGRPPLSRRRPTATLRQAGRRAAGAAPSSPCGPQSDGELTAVHRHAVLRIVTDTDVRLWRRVHMDLVRYAGCVCRPSC; from the coding sequence GTGAGCGCGAACGGGGGGACGGAGGTGACGGCGCGGCGCGGCGGCGGGCCGCCGCTGACCGGTGCGGAGAGGTGGGGCCGGCCCGGACGGCCGCCACTGAGCCGGCGGCGACCCACCGCGACTCTGCGGCAGGCCGGCCGCAGGGCGGCGGGAGCTGCGCCGTCGTCACCGTGCGGTCCACAGAGTGACGGTGAGTTGACCGCGGTGCACCGGCATGCTGTACTCCGGATCGTGACCGACACCGATGTGCGCCTGTGGCGGAGGGTCCATATGGACCTCGTCCGCTATGCGGGCTGCGTGTGTCGTCCGTCCTGCTGA
- a CDS encoding FAD-dependent monooxygenase, which produces MDPVIIVGAGPVGLTLALALARQQVPSVVLDEGPGKDEHRLARTVVLREDTAALLERLTGASLADVGVRWAGWRSMRRKQVTQEIAFDDDAEPAPLHIAQHELTGALRAALAGERLAKIAVNSRLDTVEQEVSGVTAHTRGPQGTWWRGSYLVGCDGPRSTVRKLLDIRFPGRTAVERHAVAALRADLPWDGEALLHRTPPWRASGPPAAEVTGRPLPDGVWRLDWLLPPGKDLVTPEVLVARVRETLAGWSGGSTPPYELLDTGVHTVHHRLARRWRVGRVFLAGDAAHLLGTLGTQGLDEGLRDADNLAWKLALAWHHGPHEALLDSYQAERRAVVAARLRAADQALPLLRGGGGIRAYVPGAARGHDVLLTDGHLGRGPLGAPGSYAGSPLAPRHLEAETPVDTPPGAPVEDVRVTAEDGSFVRLRDRLGRGALLVLLIAPGTGVWERRHWVGAGIMPRLAAAVTALPCPAELLVAESYPGAAAHTVLLIRPDGHLVTALNGVRAADLYAAAEAAVGGPARAAEEPSAAGATAASAAT; this is translated from the coding sequence GTGGACCCGGTGATCATCGTCGGAGCGGGGCCGGTGGGGCTCACGCTCGCCCTGGCGCTGGCGCGCCAGCAGGTGCCGTCCGTGGTCCTCGACGAGGGCCCCGGCAAGGACGAGCACCGGCTCGCGCGCACCGTCGTGCTGCGTGAGGACACCGCCGCCCTCCTGGAGCGGCTGACCGGAGCGTCCCTCGCCGACGTCGGGGTGCGTTGGGCCGGATGGCGGTCCATGCGGCGCAAGCAGGTGACGCAGGAGATCGCGTTCGACGACGACGCCGAGCCCGCCCCGCTGCACATCGCCCAGCACGAGCTGACCGGGGCCCTGCGCGCCGCCCTCGCCGGCGAGCGGCTGGCGAAGATCGCTGTGAACAGCCGTCTGGACACCGTCGAGCAGGAGGTCTCCGGGGTCACCGCCCACACCCGCGGCCCGCAGGGCACCTGGTGGCGCGGCAGCTACCTGGTCGGCTGCGACGGCCCCCGCTCCACCGTCCGCAAACTCCTCGACATCCGTTTCCCGGGCCGTACGGCGGTGGAGCGCCACGCCGTGGCCGCACTGCGCGCGGACCTTCCGTGGGACGGCGAGGCGTTGCTTCACCGGACCCCGCCGTGGCGGGCCTCCGGTCCCCCTGCCGCGGAGGTCACGGGCCGCCCGCTGCCGGACGGAGTGTGGCGGCTCGACTGGCTGTTGCCGCCCGGCAAGGACCTGGTCACGCCCGAGGTCCTGGTGGCGCGTGTCCGCGAGACCCTGGCGGGCTGGAGCGGCGGCTCCACGCCCCCGTACGAGCTGCTCGACACCGGCGTGCACACCGTGCACCACCGGCTTGCCCGGCGCTGGCGCGTGGGTCGGGTCTTCCTCGCGGGGGACGCCGCCCACCTGCTCGGCACGCTCGGCACCCAGGGTCTGGACGAGGGCCTGCGGGACGCCGACAACCTCGCCTGGAAACTGGCCCTGGCCTGGCACCACGGGCCGCACGAGGCACTGCTCGACAGTTACCAGGCCGAGCGCCGCGCGGTCGTCGCCGCCCGGCTGCGGGCCGCCGACCAGGCGCTCCCGCTGTTGCGCGGCGGCGGGGGCATCAGGGCGTACGTCCCCGGCGCGGCCCGTGGTCACGACGTGCTGCTCACCGACGGCCACCTGGGACGCGGCCCGCTGGGCGCGCCGGGATCGTACGCCGGGTCCCCGCTCGCGCCCCGGCACCTGGAGGCGGAGACACCGGTGGACACGCCCCCCGGGGCGCCCGTCGAGGACGTCCGGGTGACCGCGGAGGACGGCTCGTTCGTCCGGCTTCGGGACCGGCTCGGCCGGGGTGCCCTGCTGGTGCTGCTGATCGCACCGGGCACCGGCGTGTGGGAACGCCGGCACTGGGTCGGCGCCGGGATCATGCCCCGGCTGGCCGCCGCGGTGACGGCCCTGCCGTGCCCCGCCGAGCTCTTGGTGGCCGAGAGCTACCCGGGTGCGGCCGCACATACGGTCCTGCTGATCCGCCCGGACGGCCATCTCGTCACCGCGCTCAACGGGGTGCGCGCGGCCGACCTGTACGCCGCGGCGGAGGCAGCCGTCGGCGGCCCGGCCCGGGCGGCCGAGGAGCCGTCCGCGGCGGGAGCGACGGCGGCCTCCGCGGCGACATGA
- a CDS encoding response regulator transcription factor: MRLLLVEDDNHVAAALSAVLKRHGFDVTHARSGEEALQALVPEGPGFGVVLLDLGLPDQDGYEVCGKIRKRTATPVIMVTARSDVRSRIHGLNLGADDYVVKPYDTGELLARIHAVSRRTVHEDAAAEGESALRLGAVQIELPTRRVTVDGTAVQLTRKEFDLLALLAQRPGVVFRREQIISEVWRTSWEGTGRTLEVHVASLRAKLRMPALIETVRGVGYRLVAPAA, from the coding sequence ATGAGACTGCTTCTCGTCGAGGACGACAACCATGTCGCCGCGGCCCTGTCCGCGGTCCTCAAGCGGCACGGTTTCGACGTCACCCACGCGCGCAGCGGCGAGGAGGCGCTGCAGGCGCTCGTCCCGGAGGGGCCCGGCTTCGGCGTCGTCCTGCTCGACCTGGGGCTGCCGGACCAGGACGGCTACGAGGTGTGCGGCAAGATCCGCAAGCGCACGGCCACGCCGGTCATCATGGTCACCGCCCGCTCCGACGTGCGCTCCCGCATTCACGGCCTCAACCTGGGCGCCGACGACTACGTGGTGAAGCCGTACGACACCGGGGAACTGCTCGCCCGAATCCACGCCGTGAGCCGGCGTACCGTCCACGAGGACGCGGCCGCCGAGGGGGAGAGCGCGCTGCGCCTGGGCGCCGTGCAGATCGAGCTGCCCACCCGGCGCGTCACGGTGGACGGCACGGCCGTCCAGCTGACCCGCAAGGAGTTCGACCTGCTGGCGCTGCTCGCGCAGCGACCCGGCGTGGTCTTCCGGCGGGAGCAGATCATCAGCGAGGTGTGGCGCACCAGCTGGGAGGGGACCGGGCGCACCCTGGAGGTGCACGTGGCCTCGCTGCGCGCCAAGCTGCGCATGCCCGCGCTGATCGAGACGGTGCGCGGAGTCGGATACCGGCTCGTCGCCCCGGCCGCGTAG
- a CDS encoding amino acid ABC transporter permease — protein MSSVLYDTPGPRAKRRNILFSAVFAVLLALLLWWMWQKMDDKGQLDSALWKPFTTSEAWTTYLLPGLANTLKAAALAMVIALPLGAVFGIARLSDHRWVRGVAGTVVEFFRAIPVLLLMLFANEFYSRYTDVSSEDRPLYAVVTGLVLYNAAVLAEVVRAGILSLPRGQTEAAYAIGLRKGQTMSSILLPQAVTAMLPAIVSQLVVIVKDTALGGVMLNFPELLNSRGTLAANYANVIQSFIVVAIMFIVLNFILTSFASWLERYLRRSKRSTGAVLGAEDMEELNPAAVGGTFGTGGEGGGLPGSRTYT, from the coding sequence ATGAGCTCGGTCCTGTACGACACTCCCGGCCCCCGCGCCAAGCGGCGCAACATCCTCTTCTCGGCGGTGTTCGCCGTCCTGCTCGCCCTCCTCCTGTGGTGGATGTGGCAGAAGATGGACGACAAGGGCCAGCTCGACTCCGCGTTGTGGAAGCCCTTCACCACGTCGGAGGCCTGGACCACGTACCTCCTTCCCGGCCTCGCCAACACGCTGAAGGCCGCGGCGCTCGCCATGGTCATCGCCCTTCCGCTGGGCGCGGTCTTCGGCATCGCCCGCCTTTCCGACCACCGCTGGGTACGCGGCGTGGCCGGCACCGTGGTGGAGTTCTTCCGGGCGATCCCGGTACTGCTGCTGATGCTGTTCGCCAACGAGTTCTACTCCCGCTACACGGACGTCAGCAGCGAGGACCGCCCCCTCTACGCCGTCGTCACCGGTCTGGTGCTCTACAACGCCGCCGTCCTGGCCGAGGTCGTCCGGGCCGGCATCCTCTCCCTGCCCAGGGGGCAGACCGAGGCCGCGTACGCCATCGGCCTGCGCAAGGGCCAGACGATGAGCAGCATCCTGCTCCCGCAGGCGGTCACCGCGATGCTGCCGGCGATCGTCAGCCAGCTGGTGGTCATCGTGAAGGACACCGCGCTGGGCGGCGTGATGCTCAACTTCCCCGAACTGCTCAACTCGCGCGGCACGCTCGCGGCCAACTACGCCAACGTGATCCAGAGCTTCATCGTCGTCGCGATCATGTTCATCGTGCTGAACTTCATCCTGACCAGCTTCGCGAGCTGGCTGGAGCGATACCTGCGGCGCAGCAAGCGCAGCACGGGTGCGGTGCTGGGCGCGGAGGACATGGAAGAACTCAATCCGGCGGCGGTGGGCGGTACCTTCGGGACCGGGGGCGAAGGCGGCGGCCTCCCCGGCAGCAGGACCTACACCTGA